In Arcobacter ellisii, a genomic segment contains:
- a CDS encoding radical SAM/SPASM domain-containing protein yields the protein MKKFKKVHIEITNICNLKCTFCPPKTLPNGIMSLEHFDSLNSQLKPYTKELAYHVVGDPLVLSNLNEYLNISLKHGLKVNITTTANNINEKHYETLLNPTIKQINFSINSYNANSHKKSLDEYLEPIINFVKFAQSRKHEYFINFRIWNLDEEKSAKEFNTKVFNKINEAFNTDINIEEVYKQRPKNIRIDRKIFFNFDEYFNWPSLNNEIVSTKGFCYGLDSHFGILTNGDVIPCCLDQNAVINLGNTNNTQIDDILNSKRVKDIQNGFKKNILVEELCQKCEYRTRFDKKEN from the coding sequence ATTAAAAAATTTAAAAAAGTACATATTGAAATAACAAATATCTGTAATTTAAAGTGTACATTTTGTCCTCCAAAAACCTTACCAAATGGAATAATGAGTTTAGAACACTTTGATAGTTTAAATTCTCAATTAAAACCATATACAAAAGAGTTAGCTTATCATGTTGTTGGTGACCCACTTGTTTTATCAAATTTAAATGAATATCTAAACATTAGTTTAAAACATGGATTAAAAGTAAATATTACAACAACAGCAAATAATATAAATGAAAAACATTATGAAACACTTTTAAATCCTACAATTAAGCAAATAAATTTTTCAATAAATTCATATAATGCAAATTCTCATAAAAAGAGTTTAGATGAATATTTAGAACCAATTATAAATTTTGTAAAGTTTGCTCAAAGTAGAAAACATGAATATTTTATAAATTTTAGAATTTGGAATTTGGATGAAGAAAAAAGTGCAAAAGAGTTTAATACAAAAGTTTTTAATAAAATAAATGAAGCATTTAATACAGATATAAATATAGAAGAAGTTTATAAACAAAGACCTAAAAATATAAGAATAGATAGAAAAATATTTTTTAATTTTGATGAATATTTTAACTGGCCATCTTTAAATAATGAAATAGTTTCAACAAAAGGTTTTTGTTATGGTTTAGATTCACATTTTGGGATTTTAACAAATGGTGATGTTATTCCTTGTTGTTTAGACCAAAATGCAGTTATAAATCTAGGGAATACAAACAATACACAAATTGACGATATATTAAACTCAAAACGTGTAAAAGATATTCAAAATGGATTTAAAAAAAACATTTTAGTTGAAGAACTTTGTCAAAAGTGTGAATATCGAACAAGATTTGATAAAAAGGAAAATTAA